Proteins from one Syntrophaceae bacterium genomic window:
- a CDS encoding phosphohydrolase, which yields MTVLSNTPKLLLERYDVLKRKVVSRQEPFQRFLQFLERETTWLMSPASTRYHLAVERGLLAHSVGVADTLLHISRFLAPAIPEESCVITGLFHDVGKLGSTGRPLYIPNENEWQVKNRGICYRVNPEVTAMGLAVRSLYLVARFIPLSDEEAQAIAYHDGQYIEENRVVAHKEAPLTLLLHWADYWTAHIYEEGRHPLISEPEVS from the coding sequence ATGACTGTGCTATCGAACACACCGAAGTTGCTATTGGAACGCTACGATGTCCTGAAACGGAAGGTAGTCTCCCGACAGGAACCATTCCAACGGTTCCTGCAGTTCCTGGAGCGGGAGACCACTTGGCTTATGTCGCCGGCGAGCACCCGTTATCACTTGGCTGTGGAACGGGGTCTCCTGGCGCACAGTGTCGGCGTGGCGGACACACTGCTTCACATCTCCAGGTTCCTTGCGCCGGCTATACCGGAAGAGAGCTGCGTCATTACCGGGCTATTCCACGATGTGGGCAAGCTCGGATCGACGGGCCGGCCGCTCTACATTCCCAACGAGAACGAGTGGCAGGTCAAAAACAGGGGAATTTGCTATCGGGTCAACCCGGAGGTTACGGCCATGGGCCTCGCTGTCCGCAGCCTTTACCTGGTAGCCCGGTTCATCCCCCTTTCAGATGAGGAAGCCCAAGCCATCGCTTACCACGACGGCCAATACATCGAGGAGAACCGCGTCGTTGCGCACAAGGAGGCACCTCTTACCTTGCTCCTTCACTGGGCGGACTACTGGACCGCCCATATTTATGAGGAAGGCCGTCATCCTCTGATTTCAGAACCGGAGGTATCATAA